The Engraulis encrasicolus isolate BLACKSEA-1 chromosome 22, IST_EnEncr_1.0, whole genome shotgun sequence sequence AACAATCCAGTCATTTGCCTAAACCGAATAGCccatatttgtttttgttttgcttaaaTAATTTGCACTTATTTCCAGTAGGCCTGATATGATTGGTTTTCAATACACATAAGCGCTGcgtttgttttaaaaaataaggAATAAATAAGTACATGAAAAGCAGTCCATACCTTTCGCCATGTTTTCGATGCCTTTGCTGGCTCTGGGCACCTCATCGCGCATCGCCTCATCACCTGCACCACACGTTCACCAGTAAATATCAAAGGCTTGATGGTTCGACTAGACGCAGATGTAACACATAACAATATTTCAACTAAACAATGAACAACAGACTTACTCGAGCTGTCCTTGGATACATCATACGTTTTGTGCAAATCAGATTCGTCCTCCGTTTGAATAACGCTTTGTTTTAGTGAAtcttttgaaaagaaaaaaaataaagtgcaATGAGTATTCCATGCTTTCGCAAAAACTTAATTATTATGAAAATGTACAAATGTATAGAAAACCTTTCGTTGCCATATTACCGGTGGTTGCCAGTGGACTTGGGGGATATTTGGGGACTAGATTAGATGTGACAGACGGCAGCACGTGCCCATCCTTTTCATGGGAATACACCTGCAGAAACAACCGCGAAATTaagaataaaataaattaaaagatGTGACGTGATTGAAGccattttcatttcaataataatgATGACAATTGTAGTAATTGTAGCAATTTGCCTCATTCATAATCTAATTACCTTAACCTTTATCAGGTTAATAGTTTGTATCAGGTGTAGCCTGTACCACAGAGACGCGTGTGCGCACAAGGAGGGCAATTTCACAACAAAAGAGTCCTTGAAGCCTTTCATCAAAGTAAGTTGGAAATTATACCCCATTTATACTCAAATTATGACGAGTGTGTTTTGCCATCTTATATGCCTATTCGTTTCAAAGACGACTGGAAAAGCGTGATTTTAACCAATAGACTACTTTTCTCAGACCCATAATAGGCCTATCTATAGGCTTACCATTCACAAGGACAAGTAGCGGAGGGGCCGTCCAATATATTAATTAATAGCTGATTTGCTGTTGATTTAGGCgttttaataataacaataataataataataataataataataataataataataatatctcgCAATATTGTGCGTAATTCTCAGACAACAAATCTATCCATCTGTTAATGTATTTGAGTTGTGGGTTGTGAGAACTGTCGACATGCTTGTTTTACTAAAGATACTCACTCCGTAGGTTGCAGCATCTTTACTCTCCGACACGTGCTTGCTCAGCCGCTCGTCATCAGATGACACTGCCTCACTGAACACGGCTCTCTGGGGATCATCCGGTTGCTGTGTTGGTCTAGTCTCCGAATCTTGACTTTCATCAGGATTGGTCTCAGACAGGATCCGCCCCGGGGGACTGTGATGATCTTCCACAGAAAGTTGAATTGACTCTTCATCTTCTGGTAATTTATTCGACTCCACGTCAACATCCGGGTCCTCTCCACTGTCTGCGTCTGGAGAGACGGACCGGTAACTGGAACTTTCGCTGACAAAGTCAGGCGATAGGTAACCTGAACGAGCCCCTGTATAGACCTCCCTGTTGCCGTACAGCTTGGCTATGCTCTCCGCGTCTTTCACAACTGGTCTGAAAGCAGATATGTAGCTCACCTTTCGAGGCGTGCTGGGCTGCCCCTCAGTTGACCTGGCCTCATCCCCAGACTTGTCTTCATCGTTCCTCGTGGACTGGGAACTGGAGCAGCGCTCGCTATCATAGAGTTTATCTTTGGGGGTGATTGACCCTCGATCATTTTGGTCGGAGAGTTCGGCCTCGTTTTGTCGCGAGCTAATAATGTCTGCGTGGGGTTTTGGCTGCGCCTGGGGGTATGTTGACATGGGCAGCGTGGCTGCCGTCGGCCAAAACATGGGGAAAGATGGGTAAAGGTTATCCTTCACGCCCGGCCAAAAGACACCCGGCACATTAGTCTTGGCCTGGTCTGACACCCCGTCGTCTTTCTTGTTACACAATCCAAACGCAGGGAATCCATACGGGTGTGGAAAGATGGGCGGTGGGATCTTTTGTAGAACGCCGAAGCCTTTGCTCGGCACGGGGATGACAGGATAGTTGCGCACGCTATTGGACAAAGCCAGGCTGGCGCGGTCGTCTTCACAGCGCATTGTTTTATGGGGGACCTCTTGGGAGTTGGCCTGGGTTATGTTACTGGAGGCCTGGCTCTTATGAGAAGAGGACATTTCAGAGCTACTCATTGGCATCGTCCTTTTCCTGCTCCCGCCGTTAAACATGGCCTTTACATCCTCCCAGGCATGACTCACATCATCCGACGAGCTCTTGTCAGTGAGTTTCAGGTGGCGTCTCCACGAATTAAAGTTTGCTGCGTCTGGCTGTGTGTATTTCGATTCAGGCGTGCGGTGCGAGTGAAAGATAAATTTGTTGGGAGAAAAATACATATTGCAATAGGTGCATTTGATGCACTTAGCTCTGGAACTGTTATACCTAGCGGGGATGAAACTGCCCCTGCTTCCCCACGCGCACTCGTGAGAGACGTCAAAGGCGAAATTTTCGGGCAATTTCGGAGGGGCGTGGGCCCCGAGAAAGGACTTGCAGAGCCTCTCGGCCTCGCGCTTGGTGATCATCCCGCAGCGCCTGGACGAGATTGGCATGGCACCCGCGCGCCTCAGAATCTCCAGCTGCACTGGAGTGCACTGCACGCAGGTGATCCCGAGGGCCACACGACGGTTGTGGATCTCGTTATAGCTGTAGTTCTTCAACAATGTGTTGGATATCTGAGCCAGACAAAGCCTTTCTTGCCCGTCTATGACCAAGGAAACTATAGGCACTCCGTATAATGCAGTCTCACTGACTTGGTTGGGCTTGAGGGAGCTGGAGCCGGAGTAGGGCTGCAGCTCCTGCTTGGAGTTTGGGGATGAGCTGGTGTCTCGTCCCACTGGTAGCTGGCTGGGTATCGGCTCCATTCCTGGAGATCTAATTGCAGAAAAATAGAATTCTATAAgaatatggacattttcacactTAAAAAAGAACACTAAGCTATAAAACGgtcaaacaataggcctacattgagaATAATAATATGTTGCACATTTAAACTTATATAAACCATATTTATGAACATCTGAGCTTAGCATAATATTTAAAATGTGACACTGAAGATGGGATTGCTAAATTTACTAGCACTGTTAATTATGTAATTATTTAATAATTAGAAGCTATAAAATCGTTAATTGCAGTGAAATCTCACACCTGGAAATTACGTGGAGGAGAATATATATCTGCACGCTTCCGATAACCAATGCATTTATCAACGTCTGAAGCAATCATATTCTAGTCATCAACTTTTAAAGTATTTAGAGAAGACATTTGGCCTCTTCTAATCGGTTGTAAGACCACAGTGATTGCTAAGCATCTGCTTACCAGGCTAATACGCACAAGAGCAAAAGGAAAATGCTCTTTAGCTCCGTTAATGAGCTTACCGGAGACGAAACACGCATCTAAGCCGATTTGGTTGTTATTAAGGACATTTTATAGGGTCATGCAACTCAAGTCTTTTAAAGTCAGATATGTTAGTGTCACGCGTTTCGGTTTTGTTGACATTAAAAATGTCCTGAAGCTACCCGGGAACTTTGGCTTTGGCTGAAGGTTACTCATTTTAGGAGTGCGGCTTCACTTTCTCCATGTAGTCTAATACAGTACCTAGATAATGTCTTCGAATTGCATTTCAGCGATCACTAATGTCGTTTGCTAGAACGCAGCAGAATATACCAACTACCTGAAAGCTTAATAATATCGATCTTACCTCTGCCTCTGAGGAAAGAATGCTGTACGATGCGGATGTATTTACATCAAATAATTCAGTTCGTCACTTTGGTCGTCCAAAATGGGTAAATATGGAGGTTAGCCTTGACGCGGTTTCCTTCAAATATCCTCGTTGGCGCGAGCTACTGCGCAGTGACCTCCATACTCCATGACTGTTCAGCGTTGTGTGAGAAATGTTGGAAGATTGACCACATGACAGCCCAGAAGCCTCCGCCACTCCTCAGCACACTGAATACGTTACTGCACAGAAGAGCGCACTAAAATAACTGCAAGGCACACCCACATCGCAAGACCATGTCCGTATTAACTATTTGGCTGCGGGACGCATGGTAATCACGGGAACCCTGTTTGAATTCATTTGTGTCTGAGTGGGGATAGCAAGGGAAGCAGATGTAATGCTAAGTGTTACAGATGATGATAAAGATGGAGTTTTAAACGTATTAACAAGAAATTAAATAGCAGCAGCAATAAGGTTTAGTGCGTAAAAAAGCCCCACGTACTAAACCGCTTTGGAGAGGTGCGTAAAATATGTTATTCTTCAATTATATTATGAATTAAGTGTTTTTGTCCGCTGTACTTAACCACAGTCCATGGTT is a genomic window containing:
- the skor1a gene encoding SKI family transcriptional corepressor 1a isoform X3 produces the protein MEPIPSQLPVGRDTSSSPNSKQELQPYSGSSSLKPNQVSETALYGVPIVSLVIDGQERLCLAQISNTLLKNYSYNEIHNRRVALGITCVQCTPVQLEILRRAGAMPISSRRCGMITKREAERLCKSFLGAHAPPKLPENFAFDVSHECAWGSRGSFIPARYNSSRAKCIKCTYCNMYFSPNKFIFHSHRTPESKYTQPDAANFNSWRRHLKLTDKSSSDDVSHAWEDVKAMFNGGSRKRTMPMSSSEMSSSHKSQASSNITQANSQEVPHKTMRCEDDRASLALSNSVRNYPVIPVPSKGFGVLQKIPPPIFPHPYGFPAFGLCNKKDDGVSDQAKTNVPGVFWPGVKDNLYPSFPMFWPTAATLPMSTYPQAQPKPHADIISSRQNEAELSDQNDRGSITPKDKLYDSERCSSSQSTRNDEDKSGDEARSTEGQPSTPRKVSYISAFRPVVKDAESIAKLYGNREVYTGARSGYLSPDFVSESSSYRSVSPDADSGEDPDVDVESNKLPEDEESIQLSVEDHHSPPGRILSETNPDESQDSETRPTQQPDDPQRAVFSEAVSSDDERLSKHVSESKDAATYGVYSHEKDGHVLPSVTSNLVPKYPPSPLATTDSLKQSVIQTEDESDLHKTYDVSKDSSSDEAMRDEVPRASKGIENMAKEELQKQLVEQVELRKKLEREFQHLKDNFQDQMKRELSYREEMVQQLQIVREAHDALHHFSCKMLTPRHCTGTCTFKPPLLPP
- the skor1a gene encoding SKI family transcriptional corepressor 1a isoform X4; amino-acid sequence: MEPIPSQLPVGRDTSSSPNSKQELQPYSGSSSLKPNQVSETALYGVPIVSLVIDGQERLCLAQISNTLLKNYSYNEIHNRRVALGITCVQCTPVQLEILRRAGAMPISSRRCGMITKREAERLCKSFLGAHAPPKLPENFAFDVSHECAWGSRGSFIPARYNSSRAKCIKCTYCNMYFSPNKFIFHSHRTPESKYTQPDAANFNSWRRHLKLTDKSSSDDVSHAWEDVKAMFNGGSRKRTMPMSSSEMSSSHKSQASSNITQANSQEVPHKTMRCEDDRASLALSNSVRNYPVIPVPSKGFGVLQKIPPPIFPHPYGFPAFGLCNKKDDGVSDQAKTNVPGVFWPGVKDNLYPSFPMFWPTAATLPMSTYPQAQPKPHADIISSRQNEAELSDQNDRGSITPKDKLYDSERCSSSQSTRNDEDKSGDEARSTEGQPSTPRKVSYISAFRPVVKDAESIAKLYGNREVYTGARSGYLSPDFVSESSSYRSVSPDADSGEDPDVDVESNKLPEDEESIQLSVEDHHSPPGRILSETNPDESQDSETRPTQQPDDPQRAVFSEAVSSDDERLSKHVSESKDAATYGVYSHEKDGHVLPSVTSNLVPKYPPSPLATTDSLKQSVIQTEDESDLHKTYDVSKDSSSDEAMRDEVPRASKGIENMAKEELQKQLVEQVELRKKLEREFQHLKDNFQDQMKRELSYREEMVQQLQIVRAHDALHHFSCKMLTPRHCTGTCTFKPPLLPP
- the skor1a gene encoding SKI family transcriptional corepressor 1a isoform X2, whose amino-acid sequence is MEPIPSQLPVGRDTSSSPNSKQELQPYSGSSSLKPNQVSETALYGVPIVSLVIDGQERLCLAQISNTLLKNYSYNEIHNRRVALGITCVQCTPVQLEILRRAGAMPISSRRCGMITKREAERLCKSFLGAHAPPKLPENFAFDVSHECAWGSRGSFIPARYNSSRAKCIKCTYCNMYFSPNKFIFHSHRTPESKYTQPDAANFNSWRRHLKLTDKSSSDDVSHAWEDVKAMFNGGSRKRTMPMSSSEMSSSHKSQASSNITQANSQEVPHKTMRCEDDRASLALSNSVRNYPVIPVPSKGFGVLQKIPPPIFPHPYGFPAFGLCNKKDDGVSDQAKTNVPGVFWPGVKDNLYPSFPMFWPTAATLPMSTYPQAQPKPHADIISSRQNEAELSDQNDRGSITPKDKLYDSERCSSSQSTRNDEDKSGDEARSTEGQPSTPRKVSYISAFRPVVKDAESIAKLYGNREVYTGARSGYLSPDFVSESSSYRSVSPDADSGEDPDVDVESNKLPEDEESIQLSVEDHHSPPGRILSETNPDESQDSETRPTQQPDDPQRAVFSEAVSSDDERLSKHVSESKDAATYGVYSHEKDGHVLPSVTSNLVPKYPPSPLATTDSLKQSVIQTEDESDLHKTYDVSKDSSSDEAMRDEVPRASKGIENMAKEELQKQLVEQVELRKKLEREFQHLKDNFQDQMKRELSYREEMVQQLQIVRDTLCNELDQERKARYAIQQKLKAHDALHHFSCKMLTPRHCTGTCTFKPPLLPP
- the skor1a gene encoding SKI family transcriptional corepressor 1a isoform X1; this encodes MEPIPSQLPVGRDTSSSPNSKQELQPYSGSSSLKPNQVSETALYGVPIVSLVIDGQERLCLAQISNTLLKNYSYNEIHNRRVALGITCVQCTPVQLEILRRAGAMPISSRRCGMITKREAERLCKSFLGAHAPPKLPENFAFDVSHECAWGSRGSFIPARYNSSRAKCIKCTYCNMYFSPNKFIFHSHRTPESKYTQPDAANFNSWRRHLKLTDKSSSDDVSHAWEDVKAMFNGGSRKRTMPMSSSEMSSSHKSQASSNITQANSQEVPHKTMRCEDDRASLALSNSVRNYPVIPVPSKGFGVLQKIPPPIFPHPYGFPAFGLCNKKDDGVSDQAKTNVPGVFWPGVKDNLYPSFPMFWPTAATLPMSTYPQAQPKPHADIISSRQNEAELSDQNDRGSITPKDKLYDSERCSSSQSTRNDEDKSGDEARSTEGQPSTPRKVSYISAFRPVVKDAESIAKLYGNREVYTGARSGYLSPDFVSESSSYRSVSPDADSGEDPDVDVESNKLPEDEESIQLSVEDHHSPPGRILSETNPDESQDSETRPTQQPDDPQRAVFSEAVSSDDERLSKHVSESKDAATYGVYSHEKDGHVLPSVTSNLVPKYPPSPLATTDSLKQSVIQTEDESDLHKTYDVSKDSSSDEAMRDEVPRASKGIENMAKEELQKQLVEQVELRKKLEREFQHLKDNFQDQMKRELSYREEMVQQLQIVRDTLCNELDQERKARYAIQQKLKEAHDALHHFSCKMLTPRHCTGTCTFKPPLLPP